A genome region from Indicator indicator isolate 239-I01 chromosome 31, UM_Iind_1.1, whole genome shotgun sequence includes the following:
- the TRIM55 gene encoding tripartite motif-containing protein 55 isoform X1: MPQEKLGMSTSLSYKSLSKEQQTMDNLEKQLICPICLEMFTKPVVILPCQHNLCRKCASDIFQASNPYLPTRGGTTMASGGRFRCPSCRHEVVLDRHGVYGLQRNLLVENIIDIYKQESTRPERKCDQLMCEEHEDERINIYCLNCEMPTCSLCKVFGAHKDCQVAPLTNVYQQQKSELSDGIAVLVGSNDRVQGIVTQLEETCKTVEECCRRQKEQLCEKFDYLYSVLEERKNEMTQIITRTQEEKLEHVRSLMKKYGDHLEAVSKLVESGIQFMEEPEMAVFLQNSKTLLQKVTEASKGFQMEKIEDGYENMNQFTVNLSREEKIIREIDFDRGEEAEEEEEETVDNEALDEVCTEPSGEEEEEEVEEAEAERASQPPQQDPEPQSTVGEPQAEAAPVPVPTAPAGQDEAGTPSGSQRPPEPDTPAEPHDPLFYPSWYKAQPRQPSSPSSTPASGLGTVGPPAPLDTSAKKAESAAASEESAAGSGKESKATAATSKTGSEPCPQGQVEESPVNNERGDEPARHVFSFSWLNSLNE; the protein is encoded by the exons ATGCCCCAGGAAAAGCTAGGGATGAGCACCTCCCTGAGCTACAAGTCCCTCTCCAAAGAGCAGCAGACCATGGATAacctggagaagcagctgatcTGCCCCatctgcctggagatgttcaccAAGCCTGTGGTcatcctgccctgccagcacaaCCTCTGTCGCAAGTGTGCCAGCGACATTTTCCAG gcctccaacccctacctgcCAACCAGGGGTGGCACCACCATGGCATCGGGAGGCCGCTTTCGCTGTCCCTCCTGCAGGCATGAAGTGGTCCTTGACCGGCACGGCGTCTACgggctgcagaggaacctgCTGGTGGAGAACATCATTGACATCTACAAGCAGGAGTCCACAAG ACCTGAAAGGAAGTGTGACCAGCTGATGTGTGAGGAGCACGAAGATGAGAGGATCAATATCTACTGCCTGAACTGTGAGATGCCCACCTGCTCCTTGTGCAAGGTCTTTGGTGCCCACAAGGACTGCCAGGTTGCTCCTCTCACAAATGtttaccagcagcagaag TCGGAGCTGAGCGATGGCATCGCAGTGCTGGTGGGGAGCAACGACAGAGTGCAAGGGATTGTCACACAGCTGGAGGAGACCTGCAAGACAGTTGAG GAATGCTGCAGACGACAgaaagagcagctgtgtgaaaaATTTGATTATCTCTACTCCgtgctggaagagaggaaaaatgagATGACACAAATCATCACCAGaacccaggaggagaaactggAACACGTCCGCTCCCTGATGAAGAAGTATGGGGATCACCTGGAGGCTGTCTCCAAGCTGGTTGAGTCAGGAATCCAGTTCATGGAAGAGCCAGAAATGGCTGTGTTCTTGCAG AACTCCAAAACGCTGCTGCAAAA GGTTACTGAAGCCTCCAAAGGATTTCAGATGGAGAAGATAGAGGATGGGTATGAAAATATGAACCAGTTCACAGTGAACctcagcagagaagagaagataaTCCGAGAAATTGATTTTGATAGAG gggaggaggcagaagaggaagaagaggagacagTGGATAATGAAGCTTTGGATGAAGTCTGCACAGAGCcatcaggagaagaggaggaggaagaagtggaggaagcagaggctgagagagcatcacagccacctcagcaggaccctGAACCTCAGAGTACGGTGGGAGAGCCCCAGGCTGAAGCAGCTCCAGTGCCAGTGCCCACTGCCCCAGCTGGTCAG gatGAGGCTGGGACACCGAGTGGTTCTCAACGGCCCCCAGAGCCTGACACCCCAGCAGAGCCCCATGATCCCCTGTTTTACCCTAGCTGGTACAAAGCTCAGCCTcggcagcccagcagccccagctccacccCAGCGAGTGGGCTGGGCACGGTAgggcctcctgctcctctggacACCAGTGCCAAGAAGGCAGAATCTGCAGCAGCCAGCGAGGAGAGCGCAGCAGGCAGCGGGAAGGAGAGTAAGGCCACCGCCGCCACCTCCAAG
- the TRIM55 gene encoding tripartite motif-containing protein 55 isoform X2, whose product MSTSLSYKSLSKEQQTMDNLEKQLICPICLEMFTKPVVILPCQHNLCRKCASDIFQASNPYLPTRGGTTMASGGRFRCPSCRHEVVLDRHGVYGLQRNLLVENIIDIYKQESTRPERKCDQLMCEEHEDERINIYCLNCEMPTCSLCKVFGAHKDCQVAPLTNVYQQQKSELSDGIAVLVGSNDRVQGIVTQLEETCKTVEECCRRQKEQLCEKFDYLYSVLEERKNEMTQIITRTQEEKLEHVRSLMKKYGDHLEAVSKLVESGIQFMEEPEMAVFLQNSKTLLQKVTEASKGFQMEKIEDGYENMNQFTVNLSREEKIIREIDFDRGEEAEEEEEETVDNEALDEVCTEPSGEEEEEEVEEAEAERASQPPQQDPEPQSTVGEPQAEAAPVPVPTAPAGQTGSEPCPQGQVEESPVNNERGDEPARHVFSFSWLNSLNE is encoded by the exons ATGAGCACCTCCCTGAGCTACAAGTCCCTCTCCAAAGAGCAGCAGACCATGGATAacctggagaagcagctgatcTGCCCCatctgcctggagatgttcaccAAGCCTGTGGTcatcctgccctgccagcacaaCCTCTGTCGCAAGTGTGCCAGCGACATTTTCCAG gcctccaacccctacctgcCAACCAGGGGTGGCACCACCATGGCATCGGGAGGCCGCTTTCGCTGTCCCTCCTGCAGGCATGAAGTGGTCCTTGACCGGCACGGCGTCTACgggctgcagaggaacctgCTGGTGGAGAACATCATTGACATCTACAAGCAGGAGTCCACAAG ACCTGAAAGGAAGTGTGACCAGCTGATGTGTGAGGAGCACGAAGATGAGAGGATCAATATCTACTGCCTGAACTGTGAGATGCCCACCTGCTCCTTGTGCAAGGTCTTTGGTGCCCACAAGGACTGCCAGGTTGCTCCTCTCACAAATGtttaccagcagcagaag TCGGAGCTGAGCGATGGCATCGCAGTGCTGGTGGGGAGCAACGACAGAGTGCAAGGGATTGTCACACAGCTGGAGGAGACCTGCAAGACAGTTGAG GAATGCTGCAGACGACAgaaagagcagctgtgtgaaaaATTTGATTATCTCTACTCCgtgctggaagagaggaaaaatgagATGACACAAATCATCACCAGaacccaggaggagaaactggAACACGTCCGCTCCCTGATGAAGAAGTATGGGGATCACCTGGAGGCTGTCTCCAAGCTGGTTGAGTCAGGAATCCAGTTCATGGAAGAGCCAGAAATGGCTGTGTTCTTGCAG AACTCCAAAACGCTGCTGCAAAA GGTTACTGAAGCCTCCAAAGGATTTCAGATGGAGAAGATAGAGGATGGGTATGAAAATATGAACCAGTTCACAGTGAACctcagcagagaagagaagataaTCCGAGAAATTGATTTTGATAGAG gggaggaggcagaagaggaagaagaggagacagTGGATAATGAAGCTTTGGATGAAGTCTGCACAGAGCcatcaggagaagaggaggaggaagaagtggaggaagcagaggctgagagagcatcacagccacctcagcaggaccctGAACCTCAGAGTACGGTGGGAGAGCCCCAGGCTGAAGCAGCTCCAGTGCCAGTGCCCACTGCCCCAGCTGGTCAG